A stretch of Chitinophagaceae bacterium DNA encodes these proteins:
- a CDS encoding aminotransferase class I/II-fold pyridoxal phosphate-dependent enzyme gives MADIFERLIKNYGPIGQHRAKAHGYFAFPKLEGEIGSRMKFRGKEMIVWSLNNYLGLANHPEVRKADAEGAAKYGLALPMGARMMSGNSDLHEQLEAELAAFVMKEDAALLNYGYQGMVSIIDVLCSRHDIIVYDAESHACIIDGLRLHAGHRYVFKHNDLLDLEKQLQRATALVEKQGTGGILVITEGVFGMAGDQGKLTEIAALKDTYSFRLLVDDAHGFGTLGKTGAGAGEEQGCQDKIDLYFSTFAKSMASIGAFIAGDRQIIDYIRYNIRSQIFAKSLPMPLVVGNLKRLELLRNHPELKEKLWSNALKLQKGLKERGFDIGNTDSVVTPVYMKGGVEEATAMVMDLRENYSIFASIVVYPVIPKGHIIYRLIPSAIHTDEDIETTLKAFEATKKKLDAGEYKVESIPDMAEVSGKRFDYMRDRPKNK, from the coding sequence ATGGCAGATATTTTTGAAAGACTGATAAAGAATTATGGCCCCATCGGCCAGCATCGTGCAAAGGCCCATGGCTATTTTGCATTCCCAAAACTGGAAGGTGAGATAGGAAGCCGCATGAAGTTTCGCGGCAAAGAGATGATCGTGTGGAGCCTGAATAACTACCTGGGCCTGGCCAACCACCCCGAAGTGCGCAAAGCCGATGCAGAAGGTGCTGCCAAATACGGACTTGCTTTACCCATGGGCGCAAGGATGATGAGCGGCAACAGCGACCTGCACGAACAACTGGAAGCGGAACTGGCTGCATTTGTAATGAAGGAAGATGCTGCATTACTTAATTATGGTTACCAGGGCATGGTAAGCATCATTGATGTACTATGCAGCCGCCACGATATCATCGTATATGATGCCGAAAGCCATGCATGCATCATTGATGGATTGCGTTTGCACGCAGGCCACCGCTATGTATTCAAGCACAACGACCTTCTTGATCTTGAAAAACAATTACAACGTGCCACAGCCCTGGTTGAAAAACAGGGGACCGGCGGTATACTCGTAATCACAGAAGGCGTATTTGGAATGGCAGGCGACCAGGGCAAATTAACAGAGATCGCAGCGCTGAAAGATACGTACTCATTCCGCCTGCTGGTGGATGATGCACATGGTTTTGGCACGCTTGGTAAAACCGGGGCCGGGGCCGGTGAAGAGCAGGGATGCCAGGATAAAATTGATCTCTATTTCTCTACGTTTGCCAAATCAATGGCATCCATCGGCGCTTTCATTGCGGGCGACCGGCAGATCATTGATTATATCCGCTACAATATCCGCAGCCAGATATTTGCTAAGAGCTTACCCATGCCGTTGGTGGTGGGCAACCTGAAACGGCTTGAACTGCTGCGTAATCACCCCGAGCTGAAAGAAAAACTATGGAGCAATGCATTGAAACTGCAAAAGGGTTTAAAGGAAAGGGGATTTGATATCGGCAATACCGACAGCGTGGTTACCCCGGTGTATATGAAGGGCGGCGTGGAAGAAGCCACTGCCATGGTAATGGACCTCCGTGAGAATTACAGCATATTTGCTTCCATTGTGGTATACCCGGTAATTCCAAAGGGACATATCATTTACCGCCTTATTCCTTCTGCCATCCATACCGATGAAGACATTGAAACAACCCTGAAGGCATTTGAAGCAACCAAGAAAAAACTCGATGCAGGAGAATACAAAGTGGAATCCATCCCCGACATGGCTGAGGTGAGCGGCAAGCGTTTTGATTATATGAGGGACAGGCCGAAGAATAAGTAG
- a CDS encoding LytTR family transcriptional regulator: MKVIIVEPEKHVVRKVIRTLYSIDSSIEVLPAVKDVETLLKRINTAPLPDLVLINRQILGTTHRNIEAKLIITSSSNHLVYLAFRVSNLEYLQKYLLNPGPPGGDVHLPKNRNDHNGSYPGEAVGTASLQQAIKRRFLVTYQQKLLSIAVEEIAYFFSDNRFIFFKTFDNRKFLIEYRMDELETILDPQLFFRINRSYIISIHSILVIHAYPGNRFKINLNPAVEKEMIVSRERIVNFKKWLGE; encoded by the coding sequence ATGAAAGTAATAATAGTGGAGCCGGAAAAACACGTGGTCCGTAAAGTGATACGTACCCTGTACTCCATCGACAGCAGTATTGAAGTGCTGCCGGCGGTGAAAGATGTGGAAACATTACTGAAAAGGATCAATACCGCCCCCCTTCCCGACCTGGTACTTATCAACCGGCAGATCCTGGGAACCACACACCGGAACATAGAAGCAAAACTCATCATCACATCCAGCAGCAACCACCTGGTCTATCTTGCCTTCCGGGTAAGTAACCTGGAATACCTGCAAAAATATTTACTGAACCCAGGGCCACCGGGTGGGGATGTACATCTGCCAAAGAACAGGAATGATCACAATGGAAGTTACCCGGGCGAGGCGGTTGGAACAGCTTCCCTGCAACAGGCGATCAAAAGAAGGTTCCTGGTAACCTACCAGCAGAAATTATTATCCATTGCCGTGGAGGAAATTGCTTATTTCTTCTCCGATAACCGGTTCATTTTCTTTAAAACGTTCGACAACCGGAAATTCCTGATTGAATACCGGATGGATGAACTGGAAACCATTCTTGATCCCCAGCTGTTTTTCCGCATCAACCGGTCTTATATCATCTCCATACATTCCATATTGGTCATTCATGCATACCCCGGCAACCGTTTTAAAATAAACCTGAACCCTGCGGTTGAAAAAGAGATGATCGTCAGCCGGGAACGGATCGTCAATTTTAAAAAATGGCTGGGGGAATAG